A window from Cryptomeria japonica chromosome 1, Sugi_1.0, whole genome shotgun sequence encodes these proteins:
- the LOC131073763 gene encoding disease resistance protein Roq1-like, which produces MTGLGQDEALELSSCHAFCKAAPETPYKRACRGHPLALEVIGAQLFDKESNDIQCWEEAVHNIGENPDIPRILQTSFDGLSHIEKEIFLDIACCFVGQRKRDTDLFWEVLYPNKVQTAIKNLSLKMLININSPQDSFHMHDLLREMGRGI; this is translated from the coding sequence ATGACTGGACTAGGGCAGGATGAAGCTCTCGAATTGTCCAGTTGCCATGCTTTCTGTAAGGCAGCCCCGGAGACCCCTTACAAAAGAGCCTGTCGAGGGCATCCTCTTGCATTAGAAGTCATTGGAGCACAATTATTTGATAAGGAGTCCAATGACATCCAATGTTGGGAAGAAGCCGTCCATAACATTGGGGAAAATCCAGACATACCTAGAATTCTTCAAACCAGTTTTGATGGACTTAGCCATATCGAGAAGGAAATATTTCTGGATATAGCTTGCTGCTTTGTTGGTCAAAGGAAAAGAGACACTGATCTTTTCTGGGAAGTTTTATACCCCAATAAAGTTCAAACAGCCATCAAGAATCTTTCACTAAAAATGCTTATAAACATCAATAGCCCTCAAGATTCCTTCCATATGCATGACCTTCTACGGGAAATGGGAAGAGGAATTTAG